In the Bombiscardovia apis genome, GCCGCTGGCACCAAACCAGATAGCTGGATGGTAAGCGTCGAAGGCATCGTCCGGGCCGCCGGCAGCTTGGTCCACTTCGTATGGGTTGGGTGCGTCAGCCGCGTAAATCGACTGCGTTACCACCGAATACCTGATGGGAGCAGACTGGCTAGCGCTAGTGAAACCGAGGGCGGAAAGCTTCGCCGACAGCACTACCTGATTGGAGTCAGAGATAAAAGCATCATCAATGGGCTCCTCGTCCACGAGCGTATCCATATATCCGGAATTGTCGAGCGTGTAGGTGCGCGCAAATGCCGTGTCGGTTTGAGTGCCATCGGGGGTCTCGGTCTCCACAGAGATGACGTGGTCCGCAGTACCGTCGTTGTTTGTATCCAAATAAACACTTGGCACGACAGCGCCGTTTCCAATGCGATTCCAAGTCTTATCGGTGATAATACCGAAGGAAAGCAAGCCCTGCGAGGGGTCTGCCAGCTGGGGTGCGGTAGAGGAATACCCTACTGCGCGAATGTCGCCAGCTGCCAGGCTGCGCTGAGCATGATCGCCCGGCGTGCCCACATATCCGTCGACTGGATCCTCAACTCCGTAGATCATCGGCACGAGTTTCGACGCGTAAGTCTGCTCGCCGGTGCCCTGAGCGAAGCCGTGGCCGCTAATGGCAAGCCGCTTATCGCCGCCCACGTTCTCCTGGTAGGGAGCGCTGGTCTGCGAAACAGGCTTGGGTGCCGAAGAAACAGCCACTCGCAGCCCGTAGGCATCCGGGGTACCGGTCTGCGGAACCAGCTTTACCACGCCGGAAGCGTCGGTCACATACGAACGGTGCTCGCCGGCGACTTCTGCGCTCTGCGTTGTATCGCGCGTGTGACGCAAAGCCGACTGGTCAGGAATGCTGAGCGTAACACTAAAACTGGCCGAATCATTGGCTGGCACCGTAATCGTGTTTGCACTCAATTGATAGTTGACCCCAGGAGTTGAAGTGCGTGGCGCATATGAAATGTCGTACGTGCGTGCGCTGCTACTGGTGTTTGAAACGGTGAAGGTCTTCGTAGCCGAATAGCCAGCCTGAGGCACCTGGACGATGCCGAACTGCCCGCTCACAGCCACCTCGTCGGCAGAAACATGAACAGGGTTGCTTACCGCTGCCCGTGCGTCGATACGGCCCGATCCCACGCGCATTGGGCTCATTGCTGTGGAACGATCTGCGCTGAGCACGTCGTGGTCGGCAGTGTTCATCATCTGCGCTTTGACTTGGTAAGCATTCCAATCTGGGTGAGACTGGCGAACTAGAGCCGTAACTCCGGAAGTGAGCGGGGTGGCCATAGAAGTACCGCTCATAACCTCGCGATTGTTGCCAGAGCCAGCCGAAGCGGAGATGATACCAACGCCGGGAGCTGCAACATCTGGCTTAACCGTGCCATCGTAGGAGCCGTGAATGCCGCGCGAAGTGAAGGAAGCAACTACGTCTTCCTTTTCGCTGGCATAGTTGGAGTCTACGCTCAAGCGCAAGTTATCTGCAAGCTTGAGTTCAAGACTGCCGTTGTTGATTGCGGTCTGCAAGTCTTGGTTACCATTGGCATCCTTAACCAGCTGGAAGCCGGGAATATTAGCATTGCCACCGATTCCTGCTTGAGGAACATTCTCTTTGGAACCAAATACGACACCGACAGCTCCGGCAGCCTGCGCTCGATTAAAGCGAGTGCCAGACCCGCAGACTATAGCGTTATCGTCCCACTCAACGTAAGCAATTTTGCCACTCACCCGCGCAGCATCAGCGGCAGAATAGGCCTTGCAGCCTTCCAAGTTAGTTGGGTCACTCACTCGTGCCACTGGAGCTGTAACCGAGAACCCTGGATTGTTGTAATTCCTAGAATATTGGCCTGCTAGCTTCGTGCCTACTAGGCTTGCTGGCCCTGCGGTCACCTCGACTGCGTCTTGCAAGGTTTTACCTGACTGGCTAGCAGCCACGGTGAGCGCGCTCTTGGCCGTGCCTGGCGAACCTGTCACATCGCTCACGTCGTCTTCGTTGCCAGCAGCGATGACGGAAATCACGCCATCGCGGGAAAGATTGTCGACTGCCGTATTTTCAGGATCGTCAGTCTGACCAAAAGTACTGCCCAAAGACATAGACACTACGCCAATTTTGTCTGCCAGCGCAGAGGTGAGATTGTGCTGGGCCACCCAGTCTAAGGCCTGACCGACTAAGTCGGTAGATCCGCCGCCATCTCCAAACACCTTGAGCGCATAGATGCCTGCTTCCGGTGCCGAACCTGGGCCAATGCGCATACTTGCTACATCAGCTTGGCTGAGGCCTGGGTAGGAGCCGGAGAAGCGAGTACCGTCATTCTTTACGCCGTATCCTGCTGCGGTGCCAGCAACGTGCGTGCCGTGATGGCCGTGCTCACCATCAATCGGATTAGCGTCAGGTGCTGGTGTCAGATTGGTCCTGCCGTCATAGGTAGGGCCAGCAAAATCGTAGCCACCCTTATATTTAGCGGTGTCGAGCTTGGTGCTCAGCACCGGATCGGTCAGCGGATTGGCAGTGGAGGCGAGCGCTGTTGCATAATCGGCAGCGTTGCCTGAGCCGCCAAAATCGGAGTGCGTGTAGTCCAAACCGGTGTCGACTACTGCGATGTTGACACCTTGCCCAGTTTTGCCAGTCTGGTTCCAAGTCTGAATGGCACTTACCAGCTGATCGCCGTTCTTGTTATTAGGCTGCTGACCATCTTCCGCACCTGCTGGAGACTGCGACTCGTCGACGGCTTTCATCGACCTAATGGGGGAAATGCGTGCAACGGCGGTGGAATGTTCCGACAGCTTTCGTAGAGCTGCCGCGTCGGCGTTGACTGCTACGCCCGCCACGCTATAAGAAGTATCGTAAATCAGAGCGGCCTGGGGGTCGAAGGCCTGCAATTCTTTGAAAACGTTGTCTGCGGCCTGCTTCGCTTTGTGAGCATGATCAAGGCCTTCTGCGTTTGCCTGGGTTTCTTTCTGTTCGTCCGACAGGCCCGAACGCTGCATATCTAACTGCTGACGCTTCAGCACTTTTTGCTCTACGCCAGAGGTTTCTTTGACCTCAATAAAAGCAGTTACCTTGCCATTAGCATCTTGCAGCTTTTGCGCTAACGGTCCTGGTATAGAAGCGGCCTGCCCTATTTGCGCTGCCGGCGCCCGCTCAGCTGTGTTCGCTGAGGCGCTGGCTGCTATGGAGGCTATCATCGCTGAACTGGCGAGGACTGCCAAGAAACAAGATATTTTCTTGTTCTTTCCCATCTGCCTTCTCCCTTGTCTCGTGGTATTCGTCAAGTGCCCCGAGCGAGTTCATGTCTGAGGTACTTGAATATTCACACTAGACCCCGAAGTGACACTTTTGCACAAAATGTCCACTATGTGTCACTTCTGCACATTTTGGCATGCGATTTGCCATACCTAGGCCGGACTGGTACCGCTGCCGAATTAGCAAGTTGCACTTTGAGAGTTGGGAGTTATATAACAAGGAAGGTTGCCTCCACGTTGGGAGACAACCTTCCTTTGCACGCTACTTTCTGGTGGCGCTTATTACTACATGCCACTGGTGGTTGGGCCAGATGGCTTGGAGGGGCCGCGATTATGGCGATAGACCAAGAAGAGCGCAGCGGCAGCCAATATCGTTACTAGCGCAGCTACGAGTGGAGTACGAGAGGAGCTAGAACTAGAAGACGAGCTCTCCTCGGCACTATCGGCAGCACCATACGGAGTCCTGCGGCCATCTTCCTCGGACTCATCTGCACTGTTGTCATAAGACTTTGGAGTAATCTTCGGAGCATCCTTTGGATCTGGAGTTTGCTCTGTCGGAGCCGAAGCTGCAGCCTCAGAATCAGCAGACGAAGACTCTGCTGACGACGAAGCTGCGGCGAGAGCAGACACTAGCTGAGCAGCAGCCGGAGCGGGAACCGAAGCCGGAGCTGCGGGCTGAGCCTGAGGTTGCGCCTGAGACGGTCCCTGCTGAGGAGCTTGCCCATTGCCAGCGGCCGGTCCAGGAGATGGGGTGGGCTGCTCAGTATTTCCAGATTCGGGGTGCAGACCGGAGCCCGAT is a window encoding:
- a CDS encoding S8 family peptidase, producing MGKNKKISCFLAVLASSAMIASIAASASANTAERAPAAQIGQAASIPGPLAQKLQDANGKVTAFIEVKETSGVEQKVLKRQQLDMQRSGLSDEQKETQANAEGLDHAHKAKQAADNVFKELQAFDPQAALIYDTSYSVAGVAVNADAAALRKLSEHSTAVARISPIRSMKAVDESQSPAGAEDGQQPNNKNGDQLVSAIQTWNQTGKTGQGVNIAVVDTGLDYTHSDFGGSGNAADYATALASTANPLTDPVLSTKLDTAKYKGGYDFAGPTYDGRTNLTPAPDANPIDGEHGHHGTHVAGTAAGYGVKNDGTRFSGSYPGLSQADVASMRIGPGSAPEAGIYALKVFGDGGGSTDLVGQALDWVAQHNLTSALADKIGVVSMSLGSTFGQTDDPENTAVDNLSRDGVISVIAAGNEDDVSDVTGSPGTAKSALTVAASQSGKTLQDAVEVTAGPASLVGTKLAGQYSRNYNNPGFSVTAPVARVSDPTNLEGCKAYSAADAARVSGKIAYVEWDDNAIVCGSGTRFNRAQAAGAVGVVFGSKENVPQAGIGGNANIPGFQLVKDANGNQDLQTAINNGSLELKLADNLRLSVDSNYASEKEDVVASFTSRGIHGSYDGTVKPDVAAPGVGIISASAGSGNNREVMSGTSMATPLTSGVTALVRQSHPDWNAYQVKAQMMNTADHDVLSADRSTAMSPMRVGSGRIDARAAVSNPVHVSADEVAVSGQFGIVQVPQAGYSATKTFTVSNTSSSARTYDISYAPRTSTPGVNYQLSANTITVPANDSASFSVTLSIPDQSALRHTRDTTQSAEVAGEHRSYVTDASGVVKLVPQTGTPDAYGLRVAVSSAPKPVSQTSAPYQENVGGDKRLAISGHGFAQGTGEQTYASKLVPMIYGVEDPVDGYVGTPGDHAQRSLAAGDIRAVGYSSTAPQLADPSQGLLSFGIITDKTWNRIGNGAVVPSVYLDTNNDGTADHVISVETETPDGTQTDTAFARTYTLDNSGYMDTLVDEEPIDDAFISDSNQVVLSAKLSALGFTSASQSAPIRYSVVTQSIYAADAPNPYEVDQAAGGPDDAFDAYHPAIWFGASGASGNGETTFDDQDGVVVPVNTAMVRTPGPAKVLNVHTYGSAPEQPGSQLSLDISNITPINKAQLQSAIAQYSALDASKYTPASWQALQTALAAARQVLSNPASLQADLDSAYNVLQTAYNGLVQAELAVNKDKLQAAVSAAAKLKAGDYTAASWATFAQALAQAQAVLADPNANQADVNAAEQTLAAAVGQLVSATTDHKQPGGGSGSGGGPGSGSGSHPAPGSGSDGSGKVTPGAPAGPGAGAPGAAAAGIQPAGKESKVAARQQDPSQLAATGAEVDLLIALAVVLTLGAAALVASGRFERTICGMHISR